In Sphingobium sp. B2D3C, a genomic segment contains:
- a CDS encoding error-prone DNA polymerase: protein MATYVELQVTSHFSFLRGASSPEELFAAAALLGHAAMGLSDWSTVAGVVRGWDGQKATGVRMIPGARVDLADGRALLLYPRTRPAWSRLTRLLSIGKARGGKGRCILNWADVAAHADNMVGILVPDMPGEAVEVHLHDLREVFGTRGYCALSLRRRPDDAERLHRLNAQARAAGVRSVATGDVLYHSAERRPLQDVVSAIREKCTIDTLGFKRERFMDRNLKSPDEMERRFAAFPDAIKASADIARQCSFDLGEIQYQYPYEQVIEGRTAQEALAALTEEAAATKFPDGVPQRYRDQIDHELGLIGQLGYAPYFLTVNSIVAESRRRGILCQGRGSAANSCVCYLLGVTSIDPIQHELLFERFVSGERREPPDIDVDFEHERREEIIQWIYETYGRDRSALTAVVTRYRTRGAVAEVGKALGLPRDLTKMLTGLVWGWSMDGIPQEQIESLNLNADDHRLKLTLELARQLIGTPRHLSQHPGGFVLTQDRLDDLVPIEPARMEDRQIIEWDKDDIDALKFMKVDVLGLGMLGCMNRAFNLLEQEKGIKIGMADLQDDDPDVYAMIQKADTLGVFQIESRAQMSMLPRMKPKEFYDLVIEVAIVRPGPIQGDMVHPYLRRREGKERPEYPKPELRAVLEKTLGVPLFQEQAMKVAIVGAGFTPVEADQLRRAMATFKLTGGVSHFYDKLVGGMIARGYPKDFAERTFKQIEGFGSYGFPESHAASFAKIAYASCWVKHHHPDVFCAALLNAQPMGFYAPAQIVTDARKHGVEVRPVSINHSHWDCTLEPTGGRYLAVRLGMCMVRGLANIHGAAIVGARGPAPYDSVEEVWRRAGTPRAAIERLAEADAFHCIDENRRQGLWKVKGLGEAPLPLFAAADAREGGFSPEGMEPDVALRPMAAGREVVEDYRSLQLSLRGHPLQFLRSQLEKMRIVRCADLPNVRDGRNVEVAGVILVRQRPGSAKGVLFVTIEDETGVAQGILWPDRFEIYRRQVMSASMIAMRGRLQKEGEVIHVICDRITDHDAMLRSIGRMDFTVAPGRGDGASHGGGPDPRGPSFPRGRTLASPPFGSAQEQEEILRIRSHDFH, encoded by the coding sequence ATGGCCACCTATGTCGAACTGCAGGTCACCAGCCATTTCTCCTTCCTGCGCGGCGCGTCTTCACCCGAAGAACTGTTCGCGGCGGCGGCGCTGCTGGGCCACGCGGCGATGGGCCTGTCCGACTGGAGCACGGTCGCGGGCGTGGTGCGGGGATGGGATGGCCAGAAGGCGACCGGCGTCCGCATGATCCCCGGCGCGCGCGTCGACCTGGCCGATGGCCGTGCGCTGTTGCTCTATCCCCGGACACGGCCGGCTTGGTCGCGGCTCACGCGGTTGCTGTCGATCGGCAAGGCGCGTGGCGGGAAAGGCAGGTGCATCCTCAACTGGGCCGACGTCGCGGCGCACGCCGACAACATGGTCGGCATCCTCGTGCCGGACATGCCCGGCGAAGCAGTGGAGGTCCATCTTCACGACCTGCGCGAGGTGTTCGGCACACGAGGCTATTGCGCGCTGTCGCTCCGTCGGCGGCCGGACGATGCCGAGCGGCTGCATCGGCTCAACGCGCAAGCACGCGCGGCAGGTGTCCGCAGCGTCGCGACCGGAGACGTGCTCTATCATAGCGCCGAGCGACGACCGCTGCAGGATGTGGTGAGCGCGATCCGCGAGAAGTGCACCATCGACACGCTGGGCTTCAAGCGCGAGCGGTTCATGGACCGCAACCTGAAATCGCCGGATGAGATGGAGCGCCGCTTCGCCGCTTTTCCCGATGCGATCAAGGCCAGCGCCGACATTGCGCGGCAATGCAGCTTCGACCTCGGCGAGATCCAGTACCAATATCCATACGAGCAGGTTATCGAGGGCCGGACCGCGCAGGAGGCGCTGGCTGCGCTCACCGAGGAAGCTGCCGCCACCAAATTCCCCGACGGGGTGCCGCAGCGCTACCGCGACCAGATCGACCATGAGCTCGGCCTGATCGGGCAGCTCGGCTATGCGCCATACTTCCTGACCGTCAATTCGATCGTCGCCGAGAGCCGGCGACGCGGTATCCTCTGCCAGGGCCGGGGGTCGGCAGCCAACAGCTGCGTCTGCTATCTGCTCGGGGTCACCTCGATCGATCCGATCCAGCACGAGCTACTGTTTGAGCGGTTCGTCTCGGGTGAGCGCCGCGAGCCCCCCGACATCGATGTCGACTTCGAGCATGAGCGGCGCGAGGAGATCATCCAGTGGATCTACGAAACCTATGGCCGTGACCGCTCGGCACTGACCGCGGTCGTGACCCGCTATCGCACGCGCGGCGCGGTTGCCGAGGTCGGCAAGGCGCTTGGGCTGCCGCGCGACCTGACCAAGATGCTCACCGGGCTCGTCTGGGGCTGGAGCATGGACGGCATCCCGCAGGAGCAGATCGAGAGCCTGAACCTCAATGCCGACGATCACCGGCTCAAGCTGACCCTGGAATTGGCGCGTCAGTTGATCGGCACGCCGCGGCATCTCTCCCAGCACCCGGGCGGCTTCGTGCTGACCCAAGACCGGCTGGACGACCTCGTCCCGATCGAGCCGGCACGGATGGAGGACCGGCAGATCATCGAATGGGACAAGGACGATATCGACGCGCTCAAGTTCATGAAGGTTGACGTGCTCGGCCTCGGCATGCTCGGCTGCATGAACCGGGCCTTCAACCTGCTGGAGCAGGAAAAGGGCATTAAGATCGGCATGGCCGATCTGCAGGACGACGATCCTGACGTCTACGCGATGATCCAGAAGGCCGACACGCTGGGTGTCTTCCAGATCGAGAGCAGGGCGCAGATGTCGATGCTGCCGCGGATGAAGCCCAAGGAATTCTACGACCTCGTCATCGAAGTTGCGATCGTGCGGCCAGGCCCGATCCAGGGCGACATGGTCCATCCCTATCTTCGCCGGCGCGAGGGCAAGGAGAGGCCGGAATATCCCAAGCCTGAGCTGCGCGCTGTGCTCGAGAAGACGCTTGGCGTGCCGCTGTTCCAGGAACAGGCGATGAAGGTCGCCATTGTCGGCGCGGGGTTCACGCCAGTCGAGGCCGATCAGCTTCGCCGCGCCATGGCAACGTTCAAGCTGACCGGCGGCGTAAGCCATTTTTACGACAAGTTGGTCGGGGGGATGATCGCGCGCGGCTATCCCAAGGACTTTGCCGAGCGCACCTTCAAGCAGATCGAGGGATTCGGCTCCTACGGCTTTCCGGAAAGCCATGCCGCCTCGTTCGCCAAGATCGCCTATGCCTCGTGCTGGGTGAAGCATCATCATCCGGACGTGTTCTGCGCGGCGTTGCTCAATGCGCAGCCGATGGGATTCTATGCGCCGGCACAGATCGTGACGGATGCCCGCAAGCACGGCGTCGAGGTACGGCCGGTTTCAATCAACCACAGCCACTGGGATTGTACGCTCGAACCGACCGGTGGCCGCTATCTCGCCGTCCGGCTCGGCATGTGCATGGTGCGAGGGCTCGCCAATATCCATGGCGCGGCGATCGTCGGTGCGCGCGGTCCTGCGCCCTATGACAGCGTCGAGGAGGTATGGCGCCGCGCCGGGACACCGCGCGCCGCGATCGAGCGCCTGGCCGAGGCCGATGCATTTCACTGCATCGACGAGAACCGGCGCCAGGGCCTGTGGAAGGTCAAGGGGCTGGGCGAAGCACCGCTACCGCTGTTCGCAGCCGCCGATGCGCGCGAGGGCGGCTTCTCGCCTGAAGGCATGGAGCCGGATGTAGCGCTCAGGCCGATGGCCGCGGGCCGCGAGGTGGTCGAGGACTATCGCTCGCTGCAACTTTCGCTGCGTGGCCATCCGCTCCAGTTCCTGCGCAGCCAGCTCGAAAAGATGCGCATCGTGAGATGTGCCGACCTTCCGAACGTGCGCGACGGTCGCAATGTCGAGGTCGCCGGCGTCATCCTCGTGCGCCAGCGGCCCGGCTCGGCGAAGGGCGTGTTGTTCGTGACGATCGAGGATGAGACCGGCGTGGCGCAGGGCATTCTCTGGCCCGACCGCTTCGAGATCTATCGCCGGCAGGTCATGTCCGCGTCGATGATCGCTATGCGCGGCCGCCTCCAGAAGGAGGGCGAGGTTATCCATGTCATCTGCGACCGCATTACCGACCATGACGCGATGCTACGCTCGATCGGGCGCATGGACTTCACCGTGGCCCCCGGGCGCGGCGATGGCGCCTCGCACGGTGGTGGTCCCGATCCGCGAGGCCCGAGCTTCCCGCGCGGTCGCACACTCGCCTCGCCGCCGTTCGGCAGCGCGCAGGAGCAGGAGGAAATCCTCCGCATCCGCAGCCATGACTTTCACTAA
- a CDS encoding DUF6504 family protein → MPRVASLFLPQLPIERLRRQERPAPPPDGPRAAGPRLPEPIDDDPGACSVPRGGGWRPGARWARDGALARRPSPSDIDALPAHQRPTMREMGRRSEHADHPFRAMRPDDGRPGAVAAPLTWATLWGNPTVLVTRTGQRDVITAACPVALEQGLRPGMAAAHARALVADLDVRDAEPEADRALLDRLALHAARQWTPTASVSGSDGLWFDLTGTTHLFGGEDRFCRRLLMFLKRLGFTARIAIAGTPGAAHALARFGSNPVTLLGVGEEAQAIADLPLAALRLESDALAAAARFGLERIVDLYPIPRSPLARRLGLKAVDRLDQARGGLAEPIIPVVPTETPLVARRLLEPIATPESIAQVIGDLVDDLVALLRARGLGARTVLLTADRVDGEAQRLAVGASRATRDDKHLRRMFALRMGELEPGLGIEAMHLAVPHHEPLGAQVAGALLETSSKARDLAPLIDQLGARAGASALFRISSEESDVPERAMRRVSPLDAPDGWPAWKRPVRLLKRPEPLSNVVALLPDHPPRRFTWRRQNYRVVAGDGPERVHGEWWRNTREMWAVRDYFRVEAEGGARFWLFRRGDGVDAPTGDLSWYMHGMFG, encoded by the coding sequence ATGCCAAGGGTCGCCTCGCTCTTCCTGCCGCAATTGCCGATCGAACGGCTGCGCAGGCAAGAGCGACCAGCTCCGCCGCCTGACGGGCCGCGAGCGGCTGGGCCGCGCCTACCCGAGCCCATCGACGACGATCCCGGCGCCTGCTCGGTACCGCGCGGCGGTGGCTGGCGACCCGGTGCGCGCTGGGCGCGTGACGGAGCGCTCGCACGTCGGCCCTCACCGTCGGACATCGACGCCCTGCCGGCGCACCAGCGGCCGACGATGCGCGAGATGGGCCGGCGAAGCGAGCATGCCGACCATCCGTTTCGCGCCATGCGTCCCGATGACGGGCGGCCCGGCGCAGTCGCCGCGCCGCTGACCTGGGCAACCCTTTGGGGAAATCCCACGGTGCTGGTCACCCGCACGGGGCAGCGCGACGTAATCACCGCGGCGTGCCCTGTCGCGCTCGAACAAGGCCTGCGGCCCGGCATGGCGGCTGCGCATGCTAGAGCCCTTGTTGCCGACCTCGACGTGCGCGACGCCGAGCCGGAAGCCGACCGCGCGCTTCTCGACCGGCTCGCCCTTCATGCCGCCCGGCAATGGACGCCCACTGCCAGTGTCTCCGGTAGCGACGGATTGTGGTTCGACCTCACCGGAACAACGCATCTGTTCGGCGGCGAGGATCGCTTCTGCCGTCGGTTGCTCATGTTCCTGAAGCGCCTCGGCTTCACTGCCCGGATAGCCATCGCCGGCACGCCGGGCGCGGCGCATGCCTTGGCCCGCTTCGGCTCGAACCCAGTCACACTGCTCGGTGTCGGAGAAGAAGCGCAGGCAATCGCGGACCTGCCGCTGGCAGCGCTCCGCCTCGAATCGGACGCGCTGGCCGCAGCGGCACGGTTCGGCCTGGAGCGGATTGTGGACCTCTATCCCATACCGCGCAGTCCGCTCGCGCGCCGGCTTGGCCTCAAAGCCGTCGATCGCCTGGACCAGGCGCGCGGGGGCCTGGCCGAGCCGATCATCCCGGTGGTGCCGACCGAGACGCCGTTGGTCGCGCGTCGACTGCTCGAGCCGATCGCCACGCCCGAGAGCATCGCGCAGGTGATCGGCGACCTTGTCGATGACCTTGTGGCTCTGCTTCGGGCGCGCGGACTCGGTGCCAGGACCGTGCTTCTCACTGCCGATCGCGTCGATGGCGAGGCTCAGCGGCTGGCTGTTGGCGCATCGCGGGCGACACGTGACGATAAGCATCTCCGGCGCATGTTCGCACTCAGGATGGGCGAACTTGAGCCGGGCCTTGGCATCGAGGCGATGCACCTTGCAGTTCCGCATCATGAGCCGCTCGGCGCCCAAGTCGCGGGCGCGCTGCTGGAGACCTCGAGCAAGGCGCGCGATCTTGCGCCGCTCATCGATCAGCTCGGCGCGCGTGCCGGCGCGTCTGCGCTGTTTCGCATCTCCTCGGAGGAAAGCGATGTGCCCGAACGCGCGATGCGCCGCGTGTCGCCGCTGGACGCTCCGGACGGCTGGCCGGCCTGGAAGCGGCCGGTCCGGCTGCTCAAGCGGCCCGAACCGCTCTCCAACGTCGTGGCGCTGTTGCCGGATCATCCCCCGCGCCGCTTCACCTGGCGCCGGCAGAATTACCGCGTCGTCGCCGGTGACGGCCCCGAGCGGGTCCATGGCGAATGGTGGCGCAACACCAGGGAGATGTGGGCGGTCAGGGACTATTTCCGGGTTGAGGCCGAGGGCGGTGCGCGTTTCTGGCTGTTCCGTCGAGGTGACGGCGTCGATGCGCCGACCGGCGATCTTAGCTGGTACATGCACGGGATGTTCGGCTGA
- the ligD gene encoding DNA ligase D: MSRLSAKAAKPARTVTLAPPAFRPVQLATLVDAVPTGSRWLHEMKYDGYRLEVAIGDGKARAYTRSGLDWSDKFADIVAQAAGLKVRSALLDGEAVVMDEHGRSSFQALQGALKGAPAIIDFIAFDLLELDGEDLTNLPLVERKAKLRAILPDGEPRIRFSEHIEGNGEKLLHSFCDAGLEGVISKRADARYIGSRSGGWLKTKCIKRQEFVIVGWTPSDKSRAFRSLILGIHDKGELRYAGKVGTGFTMDEILSLMERMKPLERKEPTVKAPRAEVRGAHWLKPALVAEIAYTEMTNEGTLRHPSYLGLREDKKPEAVVLETEAHVAEVAAPAASKVKISNRDRVIFPESSITKGQLADYYAALAPVMLPWAGSRPISLVRCPQGRAKKCFFQKHDAGSFGDTVKHVGIMEKDGHEEPYLFVDTSDGLLTCVQMGTIEFHGWGARIEDVEKADRLVFDLDPDEGLDFEAVRKAAFHFRDILKSIGLETFPMVTGGKGIHVIAPLVPQAEWPEVKDFARRLAQAVAQSDPANFTAALPKVQRKGRIFVDYLRNQRGATAVMPYAVRARPEAPVAAPITWKEMETIDAPNHFHIGDAGELVKRASSKVLAGWGRADQVLPDL, from the coding sequence ATGTCGCGCTTGAGCGCGAAGGCTGCCAAGCCGGCCCGTACTGTGACGCTGGCGCCGCCCGCGTTTCGTCCGGTGCAACTGGCGACGTTGGTCGATGCCGTCCCGACAGGAAGCCGCTGGCTCCACGAAATGAAGTACGATGGCTATCGGCTAGAGGTGGCTATCGGCGATGGTAAGGCGCGCGCTTATACGCGCTCGGGTCTCGACTGGTCGGACAAGTTTGCCGACATCGTCGCGCAGGCCGCCGGGCTGAAGGTGCGCTCCGCCCTGCTTGACGGCGAAGCCGTCGTCATGGACGAGCACGGTCGGTCGAGTTTCCAGGCGCTGCAGGGCGCACTCAAGGGAGCGCCCGCGATCATCGACTTCATCGCCTTCGACCTGCTCGAACTGGACGGCGAAGACCTCACCAACCTGCCGCTGGTCGAGCGCAAGGCGAAGCTCCGCGCGATCCTGCCAGATGGCGAGCCGCGCATCCGCTTTTCCGAGCATATCGAAGGCAATGGCGAGAAGCTGTTGCACAGCTTCTGCGATGCGGGGCTCGAGGGCGTGATCTCGAAGAGGGCGGACGCGCGCTATATCGGGTCACGCTCGGGCGGCTGGCTCAAGACCAAGTGCATCAAGCGCCAGGAATTCGTGATCGTCGGCTGGACGCCGTCCGACAAGTCGCGCGCCTTCCGCTCGCTGATCCTAGGCATCCATGACAAGGGCGAACTGCGCTACGCCGGCAAGGTCGGCACCGGTTTCACGATGGATGAGATCCTTTCGCTCATGGAGCGGATGAAGCCGCTCGAACGCAAGGAGCCGACCGTAAAGGCGCCGCGCGCCGAGGTCCGTGGCGCACACTGGCTGAAGCCCGCGCTGGTCGCCGAGATCGCCTATACCGAGATGACCAACGAGGGCACACTGCGCCATCCGAGCTATCTCGGCCTGCGCGAGGACAAGAAGCCTGAGGCGGTGGTTCTCGAGACCGAGGCGCACGTCGCCGAAGTCGCGGCGCCTGCGGCCAGCAAGGTCAAGATCAGCAATCGCGACCGGGTGATCTTCCCGGAGTCGAGCATTACCAAGGGCCAGCTCGCAGACTATTATGCAGCGCTCGCGCCGGTGATGCTGCCCTGGGCCGGGAGCCGCCCGATCAGCCTGGTCCGCTGCCCTCAGGGTCGCGCCAAGAAATGCTTCTTCCAGAAGCACGATGCCGGCAGCTTCGGCGACACGGTCAAGCATGTCGGGATCATGGAGAAAGATGGCCATGAGGAGCCATATCTCTTCGTCGATACCAGTGATGGCCTGCTCACCTGCGTGCAGATGGGCACGATCGAATTCCATGGCTGGGGCGCGCGCATCGAGGATGTCGAGAAGGCCGATCGACTGGTGTTCGATCTCGACCCCGATGAGGGTCTTGACTTCGAGGCGGTGCGCAAGGCCGCGTTCCACTTCCGCGATATCTTGAAGTCGATCGGGCTCGAGACATTCCCGATGGTGACCGGCGGCAAGGGCATCCACGTCATCGCGCCATTGGTGCCGCAGGCCGAGTGGCCCGAGGTCAAGGACTTCGCCCGCCGCCTCGCCCAGGCGGTCGCACAGAGCGATCCCGCCAACTTCACCGCCGCCTTGCCCAAGGTCCAGCGCAAGGGCCGCATCTTTGTCGATTACCTGCGCAACCAGCGCGGCGCGACCGCAGTCATGCCCTATGCGGTCCGCGCCCGGCCCGAAGCTCCCGTGGCGGCGCCGATCACATGGAAGGAAATGGAGACGATCGACGCGCCCAACCATTTCCACATTGGCGACGCGGGCGAACTGGTGAAGCGTGCATCGTCGAAGGTGCTGGCCGGCTGGGGCCGCGCCGACCAGGTGCTGCCCGACCTGTGA
- a CDS encoding DUF3008 family protein, with protein MPATSKAQQKAAGAALAAKRGDQPKSKLKGASKQMEESMSEKQLEEFASTDRKGLPEKKG; from the coding sequence ATGCCCGCAACGTCCAAGGCCCAGCAGAAAGCCGCCGGCGCGGCGCTTGCCGCCAAGCGTGGCGACCAGCCAAAGTCCAAGCTCAAGGGCGCGTCGAAGCAGATGGAGGAGTCGATGAGCGAGAAGCAGCTCGAGGAGTTCGCGAGCACTGACCGCAAGGGCCTTCCGGAAAAGAAGGGTTGA
- a CDS encoding alpha-ketoglutarate-dependent dioxygenase AlkB: protein MTAMLDLFDVPVVPGLSYSADFLSHAEEADLIARIDGERLTPFKFQQWTGKRLTHSFGWSYDFERHSFAPTDPIPDWLQPVKARAARFAGLAPDDLVQALLIRYDPGAGIGWHKDRPVFEHVVGISLGNAAVLRLRCRSPAGFERAKAELVPRSIYHLSGEVRHHWEHSIAAMEVPRWSITFRSLSDRGPHRS, encoded by the coding sequence ATGACCGCCATGCTCGACCTGTTCGACGTGCCGGTGGTGCCGGGGCTTTCGTACTCCGCGGATTTCCTGTCACATGCAGAGGAAGCGGACCTGATTGCACGCATCGACGGCGAGCGGCTCACGCCGTTCAAGTTCCAGCAGTGGACCGGCAAGCGCCTCACGCACAGCTTCGGCTGGAGCTACGACTTCGAGCGCCACAGCTTCGCCCCCACCGATCCGATTCCCGACTGGCTCCAGCCCGTGAAGGCACGGGCGGCGAGGTTCGCGGGGTTGGCGCCCGACGATCTCGTCCAGGCCTTGCTGATCCGCTACGATCCAGGCGCCGGGATCGGCTGGCACAAGGACCGGCCGGTGTTCGAGCACGTCGTCGGGATTTCGCTCGGCAATGCCGCGGTACTGCGCCTGCGTTGCCGCTCGCCCGCCGGGTTCGAGCGCGCCAAAGCCGAGCTTGTCCCACGCTCAATCTATCACCTGTCGGGCGAGGTGCGGCACCACTGGGAGCACAGCATCGCCGCGATGGAGGTGCCGCGCTGGTCCATCACTTTTCGCAGCCTGTCCGACCGAGGGCCACATCGTTCTTGA
- a CDS encoding thermonuclease family protein, protein MVTVVALWAWPALADPCEGALPRNGATFSGTVRYVGDGDGLCVGPAGRPDHWIEIRLADFYAPELHEAGGAEAKRRLERAAMGKTLVCRAGRRSYDRVVAACMLGGRPLGQLLRRAGGVEGGRGRQR, encoded by the coding sequence GTGGTGACCGTGGTCGCCCTCTGGGCGTGGCCTGCGCTCGCCGATCCGTGCGAGGGCGCCCTTCCACGCAACGGCGCCACGTTCTCGGGCACCGTCCGCTATGTCGGTGACGGGGACGGGCTTTGCGTTGGGCCTGCCGGACGACCCGACCACTGGATCGAGATCCGCCTCGCCGACTTCTACGCACCCGAACTGCATGAGGCCGGCGGCGCCGAGGCCAAGCGCCGGCTCGAACGGGCGGCGATGGGCAAGACGCTCGTCTGTCGCGCCGGGCGGCGCAGCTACGATCGCGTGGTCGCGGCCTGCATGCTGGGCGGCCGGCCGCTCGGTCAGTTGCTTCGTCGTGCCGGTGGCGTGGAAGGCGGCCGGGGCCGGCAGCGATGA
- a CDS encoding DksA/TraR family C4-type zinc finger protein → MANGWAPDGAVQEQIEDSVKDALAMARARMPSGEGLDDCEECGEPIPPERREALPGARTCVACQSARDKRPIFAGINRRGSKDSQLR, encoded by the coding sequence ATGGCCAATGGCTGGGCGCCCGACGGCGCCGTACAGGAACAGATCGAGGACAGTGTGAAGGACGCGCTGGCGATGGCCCGGGCGCGCATGCCCTCCGGCGAAGGGCTCGACGATTGCGAGGAATGCGGCGAACCCATCCCGCCGGAGCGCCGCGAGGCGCTCCCCGGCGCGCGCACCTGCGTCGCCTGCCAGTCGGCACGCGACAAGCGACCGATCTTCGCCGGGATCAACCGTCGCGGCAGCAAGGACAGCCAGCTTCGCTGA
- a CDS encoding aldo/keto reductase: MRNIDLPGGEQVPCLGQGTWMIGERKDRRDAEMAALRAGVDLGMTLIDTAEMYGEGASETLVGEAIAGRRDEVFLVSKAYPQNASRARLPRSCEASLKRLGTDRLDLYLLHWRGSVPLKETIEAMQALQRGGKIRHWGVSNLDTDDMEELVAAGGSSCATDQVLYNLTRRGPEHDLLPWLHDHGMTVMAYSPVEQGRLPGNHRLQSLASDLGVTPAKLALAWVLRQPGLIAIPKTATVEHVRENRAAADIALDADILAQLDVAFPLPRGRRPLEML, encoded by the coding sequence ATGCGCAATATCGATCTGCCAGGCGGCGAGCAGGTACCCTGCCTCGGACAGGGGACATGGATGATCGGGGAGCGCAAGGACCGTCGCGACGCCGAAATGGCCGCGCTGCGCGCCGGTGTCGATCTTGGCATGACGCTGATCGATACCGCCGAGATGTACGGCGAGGGCGCGAGCGAGACACTGGTCGGCGAAGCGATCGCCGGCCGGCGCGACGAGGTGTTCCTGGTCAGCAAGGCCTATCCGCAGAACGCCTCCCGCGCCCGGCTGCCGCGTTCGTGCGAGGCAAGCCTCAAGCGGCTCGGCACCGACCGGCTCGACCTCTACCTCCTGCACTGGCGCGGCAGCGTGCCGCTGAAGGAGACGATCGAGGCGATGCAGGCCCTGCAGCGGGGCGGAAAGATCCGCCACTGGGGCGTCAGCAATCTCGACACGGACGATATGGAAGAACTGGTGGCCGCCGGCGGCTCCTCCTGCGCTACCGACCAGGTCCTCTACAACCTGACCCGCCGCGGGCCGGAGCACGATCTCCTGCCGTGGCTGCATGACCATGGCATGACGGTGATGGCCTACAGCCCGGTCGAGCAGGGCCGCCTGCCGGGCAATCACCGGCTTCAGTCCCTCGCCTCGGACCTGGGCGTGACCCCAGCCAAGCTGGCGCTCGCCTGGGTGCTGCGACAGCCCGGCCTGATCGCAATTCCCAAGACGGCAACGGTCGAGCATGTGCGCGAGAATCGCGCCGCCGCCGATATTGCGCTCGATGCGGACATCCTCGCGCAGCTCGACGTGGCATTTCCCCTGCCGCGCGGGCGACGTCCGCTGGAGATGCTGTAG
- the xth gene encoding exodeoxyribonuclease III, with translation MKIATYNVNGVNGRLAVLLRWLSEAEPDIVVLQELKAPQEKFPETAIRDLGYDVIWHGQKSWNGVALLSRVGEIHETRRGLPSDPDATQSRYIEAAVNGILIGGLYLPNGNPRPGPKFDYKLKWFDALIEHAASLLESGLPVLLLGDFNVMPTERDVYKPERWLDDALFAPEVRAAFFRLTGQGWTDALRTIHPDETIYTFWDYFRNAYARDAGLRIDHLLLSPALADRLVDAQVDRHVRGWEKTSDHAPVWIELADKPRRKRRKPAS, from the coding sequence GTGAAGATCGCCACCTACAATGTGAACGGCGTCAATGGCCGGCTTGCGGTGCTGCTGCGCTGGCTGTCAGAGGCCGAGCCGGACATTGTCGTACTGCAAGAATTGAAGGCACCGCAGGAGAAGTTCCCCGAGACGGCGATCCGCGACCTTGGCTATGATGTGATCTGGCACGGGCAGAAGAGTTGGAACGGCGTCGCGCTGCTCAGCCGTGTCGGCGAGATCCACGAGACGAGGCGCGGCCTTCCCAGCGACCCCGACGCGACGCAGAGCCGCTATATCGAGGCGGCGGTCAATGGCATCCTGATCGGCGGCCTGTACCTCCCGAACGGCAACCCCAGGCCCGGCCCCAAGTTCGACTACAAGCTGAAATGGTTCGACGCGCTGATCGAGCATGCCGCGAGCCTGCTGGAAAGCGGCCTGCCGGTCCTGCTGCTGGGCGACTTCAACGTCATGCCGACCGAACGCGACGTCTACAAACCCGAGCGCTGGCTCGACGACGCGCTGTTCGCGCCGGAGGTACGCGCCGCCTTCTTTCGCCTGACCGGCCAGGGCTGGACCGACGCCCTGCGCACCATCCATCCCGACGAGACGATCTACACCTTCTGGGATTATTTCCGGAACGCCTATGCGCGCGATGCCGGATTGCGGATTGATCACCTGCTGCTCAGTCCGGCGCTTGCCGACCGGCTCGTCGATGCGCAGGTCGACCGGCATGTTCGCGGCTGGGAGAAGACCAGCGACCATGCCCCGGTCTGGATCGAACTGGCCGACAAGCCAAGGCGCAAGCGTCGCAAGCCGGCGAGCTGA
- the trxC gene encoding thioredoxin TrxC, whose protein sequence is MASAATEALIIACPNCAASNRVPRDKLGAGGKCGKCHRALFDGRPLTLTAANFDAHASRADIPLLVDFWAGWCGPCRQMAPAFEAAARELEPGFRLGKLDTESEQAIAGRFGIRSIPTMILFRKGREVARQSGAMPLQAIVSWARQSAANQ, encoded by the coding sequence GTGGCCAGCGCCGCAACCGAGGCACTGATCATCGCGTGCCCGAACTGCGCGGCGTCGAACCGCGTGCCGCGCGACAAGCTCGGTGCTGGCGGCAAGTGTGGCAAATGTCATCGCGCCCTGTTCGACGGAAGGCCGCTGACGCTGACGGCAGCCAATTTCGACGCCCATGCGAGCCGCGCCGACATTCCGCTCCTCGTCGACTTCTGGGCAGGCTGGTGCGGCCCGTGCCGCCAGATGGCGCCGGCGTTCGAGGCGGCCGCGCGCGAGCTCGAACCCGGCTTCCGGCTCGGCAAGCTGGACACCGAGAGCGAGCAGGCGATCGCGGGCCGTTTCGGCATCCGCTCGATCCCGACGATGATCCTGTTCCGCAAGGGGCGCGAGGTTGCCCGCCAGTCCGGCGCGATGCCGCTGCAGGCGATCGTCAGCTGGGCACGGCAGTCGGCCGCGAACCAGTGA